A stretch of Babesia bigemina genome assembly Bbig001, chromosome : III DNA encodes these proteins:
- a CDS encoding RecF/RecN/SMC N terminal domain containing protein, putative, with protein MHIKEVGIRGFRTYRDPCVFRFCPGYNVIVGLNGSGKSNVLLAVSFALAETLEHANRSCYLYRGAESSEDDDFTAHVEVVFDVSRDVNIQSVIDNKDELRLKRIFSRSKDLYLVNGRQMSRKDYRQLIESVKLIHFSKQSASYRNDLHFIVKQGAIGKICSLSSEERLAAFRDVIGHRSFDSKIEESMKLLKDYDVTFSSVDAQLSQIQRKLDTLDIQRGASEEWSKLDAERRVLQASLVLLKLSQLRENASAQETAESELSAKINELQGRVDLLEMDVRESRGALSIIESAEEAGTANAELSSLESSLADVEAESAELRKELGLLTHTKGQLERELDTLNTSLESSVAELAGVENDHVKASRRIQDLETQLSDVMHRQHSSDEKVKELIERLEQRKSEARESIKEFESQKATLSSSLTRCMNDQELLHSEIAKLKDLCADKAARMEECTASLETSLETKRIKQNELSASAAKQSNLRVQYSDADKNFSKVALSQKTTLGLVKDWLDSDDSAPHRDSYVGVLIDLVTVSDAFKLAVEQTLGPKLFTVVVRTMKCAKSLISHIEKSESRYSNIRIVPLDIFPKSIDINDMHLPNSVDRAEAMPLMDCLTFDDHLKPLIRSLLGDFCLVENADVASRISGNRVNCVTPDGQVFYHRGSVSGGYVDMKESILRLYDIMKQAGADLAAEDEHVARLQSDLESLGEEQTKLAQQRNVFKSERASLQENLRQLQISLQHLTSLEDSIRHKLSDNSTERLLYQIKSWDEQIEVYKRAATPSPAALAELASRQSSLESELVALRRQKCTLESRAHELRDNVSVLQDKRNALAKRVITTLQLLEDYSGHLRDLEQRSASLTQSRDSIGSEILKASEEREKSQRQLDELCSRIHKLETELASQKAALAEATAQLRDTSQTLSSIKISIKESEDELSRLDQAVLEEAKQTPVYNKDDLMSRLAEINKRCSKFDLSVRGCSQDSAALRAEFKELRQRQERISRSNAAILKSIRALKSQKDSNLVQMLSQLNDKLSQTFEELVPGGRIRAVLLRRELATSEPLAHVAVCLPECFVESPDEEKFTGLDLKVSFSAGSDGMQQLYQLSGGQKTLVSLAFILAAQRLQAAPFYLLDEIDAALDEGYRVNVSRLLERQCREGSQCILTTFRYVARIDLLLCVHSPELLHPGEVFYEVCNEGGVSVAHRVGLDDAMSVISRCTLAITNGPVE; from the exons ATGCACATCAAGGAGGTAGGAATCCGGGGTTTCCGGACCTACCGGGATCCTTGTGTCTTCCGCTTCTGTCCAGGCTACAACGTGATCG TTGGTCTAAATGGTTCTGGGAAGAGTAATGTGTTGCTTGCCGTGAGCTTTGCGCTCGCTGAGACGCTCGAGCACGCCAACCGTAGCTGCTATCTGTACCGCGGTGCCGAGTCATCGGAGGACGACGACTTTACTGCTCACGTCGAAGTTGTATTCGACGTGTCACGCGATGTTAATATACAATCGGTAATCGACAATAAGGACGAACTGCGTCTGAAACGCATTTTTTCACGGTCGAAGGATCTCTACCTGGTGAACGGACGTCAAATGTCACGGAAGGATTACCGACAGCTGATTGAGAGCGTGAAACTGATCCACTTCAGCAAACAAAGCGCATCATATCGGAACGATTTACATTTTATCGTAAAGCAGGGCGCAATAGGGAAGATTTGCAGCCTCAGCTCGGAGGAACGTTTGGCGGCGTTTCGCGATGTTATAGGCCACCGATCGTTCGACTCAAAGATAGAAGAGTCTATGAAACTGCTCAAGGATTACGATGTCACTTTCAGCTCTGTTGACGCGCAACTATCGCAAATCCAGCGCAAGCTGGACACCCTCGACATTCAGCGTGGCGCAAGCGAGGAGTGGTCTAAGCTCGATGCTGAGCGACGCGTGCTCCAGGCATCTCTAGTGCTGCTTAAACTATCGCAGTTGCGAGAAAATGCGTCTGCCCAAGAAACTGCGGAGTCGGAACTGTCCGCCAAAATTAACGAATTACAAGGGCGCGTCGACCTGCTTGAGATGGATGTCAGGGAATCGCGTGGAGCACTGTCGATCATTGAATCCGCGGAAGAAGCAGGAACTGCTAATGCCGAACTTTCGTCGCTGGAGTCGTCCCTGGCAGATGTGGAAGCGGAGTCCGCTGAGCTTCGCAAGGAGCTGGGTCTGCTCACCCACACCAAGGGTCAGCTTGAACGGGAGTTGGACACCCTGAACACCTCCTTGGAGTCGTCAGTTGCTGAGTTGGCGGGTGTTGAGAACGATCATGTGAAGGCGTCTCGTCGTATCCAGGACCTTGAGACACAGCTGAGCGATGTGATGCATCGTCAACACTCCTCCGACGAGAAGGTGAAAGAGCTGATAGAGCGCTTGGAACAGCGCAAATCAGAGGCACGCGAATCTATAAAAGAGTTCGAGTCGCAAAAGGCCACTCTTTCGTCTTCCTTAACGCGCTGCATGAACGACCAGGAGCTCCTGCACTCCGAGATTGCCAAGCTCAAGGACCTGTGCGCCGACAAGGCAGCACGCATGGAAGAATGTACAGCGTCTCTTGAGACATCTCTTGAAACCAAGCGTATAAAGCAGAACGAGTTGTCTGCGAGCGCTGCGAAGCAGTCGAACTTGCGTGTTCAGTACAGCGACGCTGATAAGAATTTCAGCAAGGTTGCATTGTCACAAAAGACGACACTGGGTTTGGTGAAGGACTGGTTAGACAGTGATGACTCAGCGCCTCATCGGGATAGTTATGTGGGCGTGCTCATTGATCTGGTTACGGTGTCTGATGCGTTCAAGCTTGCTGTGGAGCAAACGCTTGGCCCAAAGTTGTTTACTGTGGTGGTTCGCACTATGAAGTGCGCTAAATCGCTCATCAGCCACATAGAAAAGAGCGAAAGCCGCTACAGCAACATCCGTATCGTACCGCTTGACATATTTCCGAAGTCGATCGACATTAACGACATGCATCTGCCGAACTCTGTTGATCGGGCAGAGGCGATGCCGCTGATGGATTGCCTTACGTTTGACGACCACCTTAAGCCATTGATTCGATctttgctaggtgactTTTGCTTGGTTGAGAACGCCGATGTGGCATCGCGCATATCGGGCAACCGTGTTAACTGCGTGACCCCAGATGGACAGGTGTTCTACCACCGCGGATCGGTATCTGGAGGCTATGTGGACATGAAGGAGTCCATATTGCGTTTGTATGACATAATGAAGCAGGCGGGCGCCGATTTGGCTGCAGAGGATGAGCACGTCGCTCGTCTACAGAGCGATCTGGAGTCCCTTGGCGAG GAGCAAACGAAGCTAGCCCAGCAACGCAACGTATTCAAATCGGAGCGTGCATCGCTTCAGGAAAACCTGCGCCAGCTACAGATATCGTTGCAACATCTCACTAG CCTCGAGGACTCAATTCGCCATAAACTTTCTGATAACTCGACAGAACGCCTTTTGTACCAGATAAAATCTTGGGACGAGCAAATCGAGGTTTACAAGCGTGCTGCGACGCCCTCACCTGCCGCTTTGGCTGAGCTTGCGTCACGCCAGTCAAGTCTTGAATCTGAACTGGTTGCATTGCGCCGGCAGAAATGCACGCTTGAGTCTCGCGCTCATGAGTTGCGCGATAATGTTTCGGTCCTGCAGGATAAGCGCAATGCACTGGCGAAACGCGTGATCACCACCCTGCAGCTTCTGGAGGATTACTCGGGCCACCTCCGCGACCTTGAGCAACGATCCGCATCTTTGACCCAGTCACGCGACTCCATAGGGTCAGAAATTCTGAAGGCGTCAGAGGAGCGCGAAAAATCCCAGCGCCAGCTTGATGAGCTGTGTTCGCGCATCCACAAGCTGGAGACGGAACTTGCCTCCCAGAAGGCCGCTTTGGCTGAAGCAACTGCTCAACTCCGAGATACATCACAAACACTGTCAAGTATCAA AATCTCAATTAAAGAGTCGGAGGACGAGCTGTCACGTCTGGATCAGGCTGTCTTAGAAGAGGCCAAGCAAACCCCGGTTTACAACAAGGACGACCTCATGTCTCGGCTTGCCGAAATAAACAAACGCTGCTCGAAGTTCGATCTGTCAGTCCGTGGATGCTCACAGGACAGTGCCGCACTGCGCG CGGAATTCAAGGAACTGCGCCAGCGCCAGGAGCGAATATCACGTTCCAATGCGGCGATTCTGAAGTCTATCAGG GCTTTGAAGAGCCAGAAGGACAGTAACCTCGTCCAGATGCTTAGCCAGCTGAACGACAAACTGTCGCAGACTTTTGAGGAGCTCGTGCCCGGAGGCCGTATTCGTGCG GTCCTGCTCCGCAGAGAACTCGCTACCAGCGAGCCTTTGGCCCACGTTGCCGTGTGTCTGCCCG AGTGCTTTGTTGAGTCTCCAGATGAGGAGAAATTCACGGGTTTGGACCTGAAGGTGTCCTTCAGTGCCGGCTCGGATGGTATGCAGCAGTTGTACCAGCTCTCCGGCGGCCAGAAGACCCTGGTTTCACTTGCATTTATACTCGCCGCACAGCGCCTGCAAGCGGCCCCCTTTTACCTGCTTGACGAGATCGACGCCGCACTGGACGAGGGATACCGCGTCAACGTTTCGCGCCTATTGGAGCGCCAGTGCCGAGAGGGGTCGCAGTGCATTCTGACCACGTTCCGGTACG